Proteins co-encoded in one Nonomuraea helvata genomic window:
- a CDS encoding GlxA family transcriptional regulator: MERRRVVVVAYHAAALLDIACVTSTLEDANWHGAAPYYEVRVATPGGQAITSATGLVIQAQQSLERITGPLDTLVISGGIGHEDAAADPLIVGHIRRLARESRRVASVCTGAYILAAAGLLDGRRATTHWGEAQTLAARFPEVTVDADPIFIRDGNVSTSAGVTAALDLTLAFVEEDNGTELARMVARNLVTYLQRPGNQAQMSMFVSAPAPANSLVKRTVEHIAAHLRDDLTTPALAAEAGVSERHLTRLFLKHLGLTPGRYVRQARTEAAAHLLASTSLPMASVAVRCGFGTAETLRQAFIDRYGIPPSRYRLTQAAG, translated from the coding sequence ATGGAGAGACGACGGGTCGTCGTCGTGGCCTACCACGCGGCGGCGTTACTCGACATCGCATGCGTCACCTCGACGCTGGAGGACGCCAACTGGCACGGCGCCGCGCCCTACTACGAGGTGCGCGTGGCCACACCCGGCGGGCAGGCCATCACCTCCGCCACCGGGCTGGTCATCCAGGCCCAGCAGTCGCTGGAGCGGATCACCGGGCCGCTCGACACGCTGGTGATCTCCGGCGGGATCGGCCACGAGGACGCCGCCGCCGACCCGCTCATCGTCGGCCACATCCGCAGGCTGGCCAGGGAGAGCCGCCGCGTCGCGTCCGTCTGCACGGGAGCGTACATCCTCGCCGCGGCCGGGCTGCTCGACGGGCGGCGCGCCACGACCCACTGGGGCGAGGCCCAGACCCTGGCGGCCCGGTTCCCCGAGGTGACCGTGGACGCCGACCCGATCTTCATTCGCGACGGGAACGTCTCCACGTCCGCCGGCGTCACCGCCGCGCTCGACCTCACCCTGGCCTTCGTCGAGGAGGACAACGGCACCGAGCTGGCCCGCATGGTGGCCCGCAACCTGGTCACCTACCTGCAGCGGCCCGGTAACCAGGCGCAGATGAGCATGTTCGTCAGCGCCCCCGCCCCCGCGAACAGCCTGGTCAAGCGGACCGTCGAGCACATCGCCGCCCACCTGCGCGACGACCTGACCACCCCGGCGCTGGCGGCCGAGGCGGGCGTGAGCGAGCGGCATCTCACCCGGCTGTTCCTCAAGCACCTGGGGCTCACGCCAGGTCGGTACGTCCGGCAGGCCCGCACCGAGGCCGCCGCCCACCTGCTCGCCTCCACGTCGCTGCCGATGGCGTCCGTGGCCGTGCGGTGCGGGTTCGGAACGGCGGAGACGCTGCGGCAGGCGTTCATCGACCGGTACGGGATCCCGCCGTCGCGCTACCGGTTGACGCAGGCAGCCGGGTAG